The Cyprinus carpio isolate SPL01 chromosome A5, ASM1834038v1, whole genome shotgun sequence genome has a segment encoding these proteins:
- the LOC109087036 gene encoding transmembrane protein FAM155B produces MITGAWRCGRKLDAELEICRVPEPIDKPCAEPEKVQRWRMSLASLLFFTALLSDHLWLCAGGKLRSRDRTHRRTWSNASHDAQTGLRDEDCGVLLSNLTENGPECVEADARRRAPLESACSTLYRQKSGLVSSSYSVPVPTVSPHAFLEYFRNFSLSFCDVLTIADLLESMTTPDGINCSLTLVIRDLFSGGPEDGDLCSACVHAYIRLDQHAQEKYEEFQDLTRKYMADDYSVRAQTHLCQAVYKAWLCAEYFPVPQRQCLRWLPCRQYCGEVTASCPFILPDNDHLLYAGLPSFLCAGFQEEYLSSQGPDCCDVRWSGCDSTVGAACALTRLPGSFSLHRRLSSGAVSCTNRLHGSKLKLCVLVLFLLHTVISITTLQHCSTGSLEAIVPLEDVPMREE; encoded by the exons ATGATCACGGGCGCCTGGCGGTGTGGAAGGAAACTTGACGCCGAGTTAGAAATCTGTCGCGTGCCCGAACCCATCGACAAACCGTGCGCGGAGCCGGAGAAGGTGCAGAGATGGCGCATGAGCCTGGCGTCGCTGCTCTTTTTCACGGCGCTGTTATCCGATCACCTCTGGCTCTGCGCGGGAGGCAAGCTCCGCTCGAGAGACCGGACTCACCGGAGGACGTGGAGCAACGCGAGTCACGACGCCCAGACGGGCCTTCGCGATGAGGACTGCGGGGTCCTCTTGAGCAACCTGACAGAAAACGGACCAGAGTGCGTGGAGGCTGACGCGCGGCGCCGCGCACCTCTGGAGTCTGCGTGCTCTACGCTTTACCGGCAAAAGAGTGGTTTGGTGAGCTCCTCCTATTCTGTACCGGTTCCCACGGTGTCGCCACACGCGTTTTTGGAGTACTTCCGGAACTTCAGCTTGTCCTTTTGCGACGTGCTCACAATAGCGGACCTACTGGAGAGCATGACCACTCCTGACGGGATCAACTGCAGTCTGACGCTTGTCATTCGTGACCTGTTCAGCGGCGGACCGGAGGACGGGGACCTGTGCAGCGCTTGTGTTCATGCGTACATCCGACTCGACCAACACGCTCAGGAAAAATATGAGGAGTTTCAGGACCTTACGCGCAAATACATGGCGGATGACTACTCAGTGCGCGCGCAAACACACCTGTGTCAG GCAGTGTATAAAGCCTGGCTTTGTGCAGAATATTTTCCGGTTCCCCAGCGACAGTGTTTGAGGTGGCTCCCATGCAGGCAGTACTGTGGTGAGGTCACAGCCAGCTGCCCCTTCATCCTACCTGACAATGACCATCTGCTGTATGCCGGTCTGCCAAGCTTTCTCTGTGCAG GGTTTCAAGAGGAGTATTTGAGCAGTCAGGGTCCAGACTGCTGTGATGTCAGATGGAGTGGGTGTGACTCCACTGTAGGCGCAGCATGTGCTCTGACACGCCTCCCGGGCTCCTTCTCTTTGCATAGGAGGTTATCTTCAGGAGCGGTGTCATGTACAAATCGTCTTCATGGCAGTAAATTGAAACTGTGTGTGCTTGTTCTCTTCTTACTACACACTGTTATCTCCATAACAACATTGCAGCATTGCAGCACTGGCTCCTTGGAGGCAATAGTACCTCTAGAAGACGTTCCCATGAGGGAGGAGTAA